A genomic window from Mesosutterella faecium includes:
- a CDS encoding Nif3-like dinuclear metal center hexameric protein: MQTQMLVDKLNSLLETERFHDYAPNGLQVEGRKETVRIITGVTACQALLDAAVSRQADAVLVHHGWFWKNESPCITGIRRRRIQTALQNGLNLIAYHLPLDAHPALGNNARLAEVLGIRPTGQWGEMSLGWKGVLKSGPMTASGFASLAAEKLARKPLLAGDPDRMVQTVCWCTGAAQGFFEEAAAQGADLYLSGEISEQTFHQARESGVPYLACGHHATERFGIQALGGWIRENLGLEVEFIDIDNPV, translated from the coding sequence ATGCAGACCCAGATGCTGGTTGACAAGCTCAACTCGCTGCTTGAAACCGAACGCTTCCATGATTATGCCCCCAACGGGCTGCAGGTCGAGGGCAGGAAGGAGACCGTCCGAATTATAACCGGCGTCACGGCCTGCCAGGCTCTGCTTGACGCCGCTGTCAGCCGGCAGGCTGACGCTGTGCTCGTTCACCACGGCTGGTTCTGGAAAAATGAAAGCCCCTGCATCACCGGCATCAGACGCAGGCGCATCCAAACCGCCCTGCAAAACGGGCTGAATCTGATCGCCTACCACCTCCCGCTCGACGCCCACCCCGCCCTCGGAAACAACGCGAGGCTGGCGGAAGTTCTGGGCATTCGGCCCACCGGCCAGTGGGGAGAGATGAGCCTCGGCTGGAAAGGCGTTTTAAAGAGCGGCCCGATGACGGCCTCCGGCTTTGCCTCCTTGGCAGCCGAAAAGCTTGCCAGGAAGCCCCTTCTCGCAGGTGATCCCGACCGAATGGTTCAAACGGTCTGCTGGTGCACGGGCGCCGCGCAAGGCTTCTTTGAGGAAGCTGCTGCTCAGGGCGCCGATCTGTACCTGTCCGGAGAAATCTCAGAGCAGACATTCCACCAGGCGAGGGAATCCGGTGTCCCGTATCTTGCCTGCGGACACCATGCGACGGAGCGCTTCGGCATCCAGGCTTTGGGCGGGTGGATTCGGGAAAACCTCGGGCTCGAGGTGGAATTCATCGACATCGACAACCCCGTTTAG
- the tatC gene encoding twin-arginine translocase subunit TatC yields MSEKKENLPIEAPDDPRNEQPLVEHLIELRNRLVKSMLAIIIVFFILSPFMKQLFDALSMPLMVALPQGTKLLSTGVVAPFLVPLKVTLFVAFLIALPYVLYQAWAYVAPALYRQEKRLVLPVLVSSVAMFAAGIVYCYFVVFRFVFRFIAQFSPESVNFAPDIDSYFSFVLTLFFAFGVTFEVPIIVMVLNHVGIASLQALKKARPYVVVGAFVLAAIFTPPDVLSQILLALPLVILYQAGIWLVQIFGKKNPKPFMEQEREEIAELEKREKEAGAGK; encoded by the coding sequence ATGAGCGAAAAAAAAGAAAACCTTCCGATTGAAGCCCCAGACGATCCGAGGAACGAGCAGCCTCTCGTCGAGCATCTGATCGAGCTGCGGAACAGGCTGGTCAAGTCGATGCTGGCCATCATCATCGTCTTTTTCATCCTTTCCCCCTTCATGAAGCAGCTGTTTGACGCCCTGTCCATGCCGCTGATGGTCGCGCTGCCGCAGGGAACGAAACTGCTGTCAACGGGCGTCGTCGCGCCGTTTCTGGTGCCGCTGAAGGTGACGCTTTTCGTCGCCTTCCTGATCGCTCTGCCTTATGTGCTTTATCAGGCCTGGGCTTATGTGGCGCCTGCGCTGTACCGCCAGGAAAAGCGCCTGGTTCTGCCGGTTCTGGTTTCTTCTGTTGCGATGTTCGCAGCGGGCATCGTTTACTGCTATTTCGTTGTTTTCCGATTTGTTTTCCGCTTTATTGCCCAGTTCTCCCCGGAGTCGGTCAATTTCGCCCCGGACATTGATTCATACTTCAGCTTTGTGCTGACCCTCTTTTTCGCCTTCGGGGTGACGTTTGAGGTGCCCATTATCGTCATGGTGCTCAACCATGTGGGCATCGCTTCGCTGCAGGCCCTGAAAAAGGCCCGCCCTTATGTTGTCGTCGGAGCTTTTGTGCTCGCGGCGATCTTCACTCCTCCGGATGTCCTTTCCCAGATCCTGCTGGCGCTGCCGCTTGTGATTCTTTATCAGGCGGGCATCTGGCTTGTCCAGATTTTTGGTAAAAAGAATCCGAAGCCGTTCATGGAGCAGGAGCGCGAGGAAATCGCAGAGCTCGAGAAGCGCGAAAAGGAAGCCGGGGCCGGGAAGTGA
- the tatB gene encoding Sec-independent protein translocase protein TatB, with protein sequence MFDFGFSELVVCGVVGLVVLGPEKLPEVAKTAGQWIGKAQRFVQQMKEDIDRETELSELKKIKDDAQKVASDLNSTVQNAAKDIEKNVDSVAGEAQKNMTEAEKALEDTSGKVATSIDSFSDDAAGGSSDAESSSGSGAGESYDSSDFSWNDDSDSYTTQEPHVFEKRYISGPSVDELAAEVENLREKLKMSRHQFVGNNRRYAPRARSNRPRIYR encoded by the coding sequence ATGTTTGATTTTGGCTTTAGCGAACTTGTTGTCTGCGGCGTCGTGGGATTGGTCGTGCTTGGGCCGGAGAAGCTGCCAGAGGTTGCCAAAACGGCCGGGCAGTGGATTGGCAAGGCTCAGCGTTTTGTTCAGCAGATGAAGGAAGACATAGATCGCGAAACCGAGCTCTCTGAGCTGAAGAAAATAAAGGATGACGCTCAGAAAGTGGCTTCCGATCTGAATTCCACGGTTCAGAACGCGGCCAAGGACATTGAAAAAAATGTCGACTCAGTTGCGGGGGAAGCCCAGAAAAACATGACGGAGGCGGAGAAGGCGCTCGAAGACACTTCTGGCAAGGTGGCGACGAGCATCGACTCTTTTTCCGATGATGCGGCAGGCGGCTCTTCGGATGCGGAGAGCTCTTCCGGGTCTGGCGCCGGCGAGTCCTATGACAGCAGCGATTTCTCTTGGAACGATGATTCGGATTCCTACACGACCCAGGAGCCGCATGTCTTCGAAAAGCGCTACATTTCCGGCCCCTCGGTTGACGAGCTGGCAGCGGAGGTGGAAAACCTTCGGGAAAAACTGAAAATGAGCCGGCATCAGTTCGTGGGCAACAACCGCAGGTATGCCCCGCGAGCCCGTTCGAACCGCCCCCGCATTTATCGCTAA
- the tatA gene encoding Sec-independent protein translocase subunit TatA, translated as MGSLSIWHWLIVLAIVVLVFGTGKLKNMGKDLGGAIKGFKEGMSEATEDDKKTAAKSEAAAKPEAAKSEAAKAEAAAKDKQA; from the coding sequence ATGGGTTCTCTTTCCATCTGGCATTGGCTGATTGTTCTTGCCATCGTTGTTCTGGTGTTCGGCACCGGCAAGCTCAAGAACATGGGCAAGGATCTGGGCGGCGCCATCAAGGGCTTTAAGGAAGGCATGAGCGAAGCCACCGAAGACGACAAAAAGACTGCTGCCAAGAGCGAAGCCGCGGCAAAACCCGAGGCGGCGAAGTCTGAGGCGGCGAAAGCCGAAGCCGCAGCGAAAGACAAGCAGGCCTGA
- a CDS encoding histidine triad nucleotide-binding protein, producing the protein MSNEDCLFCKIARGEIPSKKIYEDEELFAFYDINPHAPVHFLIIPKRHITSLAETTSEDSALLGKMLSLARKLALDLGCRNGFRVVINTGRDGGQEVPHLHVHVLGGPRPWKQA; encoded by the coding sequence ATGTCTAATGAGGACTGCCTGTTCTGCAAAATAGCCCGCGGCGAAATCCCGAGCAAAAAGATTTATGAGGATGAGGAACTGTTTGCTTTCTATGACATTAATCCTCATGCCCCCGTTCATTTTCTGATCATTCCCAAGCGCCATATCACCTCTTTGGCGGAAACCACTTCCGAAGACAGCGCGCTTTTGGGTAAAATGCTAAGTCTCGCCCGAAAGCTTGCCCTGGACCTGGGGTGCAGGAACGGCTTCAGGGTGGTCATTAATACAGGCCGCGACGGCGGTCAGGAAGTACCTCATCTGCATGTCCATGTTCTGGGCGGACCCCGTCCTTGGAAGCAGGCATAG
- a CDS encoding phosphoribosyl-ATP diphosphatase: MNRDCSGVLEEIADTIDSRHGADPSKSYVAQLFSKAPDGMLKKIGEEASEVIMAAKDVANGSGDKSHLVYEVADLWFHSMVALSCYGLRPEDVVAELARREGVSGLVEKASRKAR; this comes from the coding sequence ATGAACAGGGACTGCTCGGGCGTACTGGAAGAAATCGCGGATACAATTGACTCGCGGCATGGCGCGGACCCGTCGAAAAGCTATGTGGCGCAGCTGTTTTCCAAGGCGCCCGACGGCATGCTGAAGAAAATCGGCGAGGAAGCTTCGGAGGTCATCATGGCTGCCAAGGACGTGGCCAATGGCTCCGGCGACAAAAGCCACCTGGTGTATGAAGTGGCAGATCTGTGGTTCCACTCCATGGTGGCGCTGTCCTGCTATGGGCTGCGCCCCGAGGATGTTGTTGCGGAGCTGGCCCGCAGGGAGGGCGTTTCCGGCCTGGTTGAAAAGGCCAGCCGCAAAGCCCGATAG
- the hisI gene encoding phosphoribosyl-AMP cyclohydrolase, producing the protein MSWLDDIRFDSRGLVPVIAQERASGRVMMLAWADRQAVEETARTRRGVYYSRSRSRLWRKGEESGNVQNVFGIYLDCDGDALVYEIEQVGGVACHTGHASCFFRRLAEQDGGLRWVEDSPVLKDPEEMYHHRPKGE; encoded by the coding sequence ATGAGCTGGCTTGACGACATTCGCTTTGATTCCCGCGGTCTGGTGCCGGTCATTGCTCAGGAGCGCGCAAGCGGCCGCGTCATGATGCTCGCCTGGGCTGACCGGCAGGCTGTTGAGGAAACAGCGAGAACCCGCCGTGGCGTGTATTATTCCCGCTCCCGCTCGCGGCTGTGGCGCAAGGGCGAGGAAAGCGGCAATGTTCAGAACGTGTTCGGCATTTATCTGGACTGCGACGGCGACGCTCTGGTGTATGAGATTGAGCAGGTTGGAGGCGTGGCCTGCCACACCGGGCATGCGAGCTGCTTTTTCCGCAGGCTGGCCGAGCAGGACGGGGGCCTGCGGTGGGTTGAAGACTCGCCGGTGCTCAAGGACCCGGAAGAGATGTACCATCACAGGCCGAAGGGAGAGTAA
- the hisF gene encoding imidazole glycerol phosphate synthase subunit HisF: protein MLAKRIIPCLDVTAGRVVKGTNFVDLRDAGDPVEIARRYDREGADELTFLDITASSDARDIILSVIEGVASQVFIPLTVGGGVRRVEDIRRLLNAGADKISINTAGVLNPDLIGESAALYGSQCIVCAIDAKKTADGRWEVYTHGGRKPTGLDAVQWAQRVQGLGAGEILLTSMDADGTKAGFDLPLTRAVSEAVDIPVIASGGAGNLSHLADAVLKGGADAVLAASIFHFGEYTIEEAKRYMASRGICMRLPAEEARE, encoded by the coding sequence ATGCTGGCAAAACGAATAATTCCCTGCCTGGACGTCACCGCCGGAAGGGTGGTGAAGGGCACCAATTTTGTGGATCTCCGGGATGCCGGCGATCCAGTTGAAATTGCGCGCCGGTATGACAGGGAAGGGGCAGACGAACTGACCTTTCTGGACATCACGGCCAGTTCTGATGCGAGGGATATCATCCTCTCGGTCATTGAGGGGGTGGCCTCTCAGGTCTTCATCCCCCTGACGGTGGGAGGAGGCGTGCGCCGCGTGGAGGACATCAGGCGGCTGCTGAACGCCGGCGCCGATAAAATTTCCATTAACACGGCAGGCGTCCTAAATCCGGATTTGATCGGCGAGTCCGCGGCCCTGTACGGCAGCCAGTGCATCGTCTGCGCTATCGACGCGAAGAAGACGGCCGACGGGCGCTGGGAGGTCTACACCCACGGCGGCAGAAAGCCGACTGGGCTGGACGCCGTGCAGTGGGCGCAGCGCGTGCAGGGCCTCGGGGCCGGAGAAATCCTTCTGACCAGCATGGACGCCGACGGAACGAAGGCGGGATTCGACCTGCCCCTGACGCGGGCGGTGAGCGAGGCCGTTGACATCCCCGTGATCGCCTCGGGTGGCGCGGGCAATCTCAGCCATCTTGCCGATGCCGTGCTGAAGGGCGGCGCCGATGCCGTGCTTGCGGCGTCCATATTCCATTTTGGCGAATACACCATCGAAGAGGCGAAGCGCTACATGGCTTCCCGCGGCATCTGCATGCGCCTGCCGGCGGAGGAGGCCCGGGAATGA
- the hisA gene encoding 1-(5-phosphoribosyl)-5-[(5-phosphoribosylamino)methylideneamino]imidazole-4-carboxamide isomerase translates to MKKVLDLIPAIDIKDGACVRLKQGNLDKDITVYSQNPVEMAYRWAEMGAKRLHLVDLDGARSGRSANRDVINEILRSYGGLMEIDLGGGLRDLDTIEGYLDEGLRYAVIGTAAIKQPGFLANACSAFQDAIIVSLDARDGRVATDGWKKTSRVDVLEIARKFADLGPAFFLYTDISRDGMLCGVNVEATRRLAAATSVPVIASGGVRDIGDVVSLMEAEADGVSGVILGKALYEGTLDFREALNYVTGGGPVSDDDKL, encoded by the coding sequence GTGAAAAAAGTGCTTGACCTCATCCCTGCCATCGATATCAAGGACGGCGCCTGCGTCCGCCTGAAACAGGGCAATTTGGACAAAGACATCACGGTTTATTCCCAAAACCCGGTTGAAATGGCTTATCGCTGGGCTGAGATGGGGGCAAAAAGACTGCACCTGGTGGATCTGGACGGCGCCCGCAGCGGCCGCTCTGCCAACCGGGACGTGATCAACGAGATCCTCCGCTCCTACGGCGGCCTTATGGAAATTGACCTGGGGGGCGGGCTGCGGGACCTCGATACGATCGAGGGCTACCTGGACGAGGGGCTGCGCTACGCGGTGATCGGAACCGCCGCCATCAAGCAGCCGGGTTTCCTTGCCAATGCCTGCAGCGCTTTCCAGGACGCCATCATCGTCTCGCTGGACGCCCGCGACGGGAGGGTGGCGACCGACGGGTGGAAGAAGACCTCCCGCGTGGACGTTCTTGAGATCGCACGGAAATTCGCGGACCTTGGGCCGGCCTTCTTCCTGTACACCGACATCTCAAGAGACGGGATGCTGTGCGGGGTCAACGTGGAGGCGACGAGAAGGCTCGCTGCAGCGACCTCAGTGCCAGTCATCGCCTCGGGAGGCGTGAGAGACATTGGCGACGTGGTGTCGCTGATGGAGGCGGAGGCCGACGGCGTCTCCGGGGTCATCCTCGGCAAGGCGCTGTACGAGGGGACGCTCGACTTCAGGGAAGCGCTGAACTACGTCACGGGCGGCGGCCCCGTGTCAGACGACGACAAGCTTTGA
- the hisH gene encoding imidazole glycerol phosphate synthase subunit HisH encodes MRKIIVVDYGSGNLRSVSKALEAVAQSGDEVKVSSDPKEVESADRIVLPGQGAMGDCMRHLKASGLEDAVRSALASKPVFAVCIGMQMLFRESEEDHAQGLGILPGRVIRFPASAMRLSTGERLKVPEMGWNRVYQAAAHPLWAGIEDGAWFYLVHSYFVSPEDIRLIAGMTVYGLPYASAVARDNVFATQFHPEKSAGNGLRLYSNFLQWNP; translated from the coding sequence ATGAGAAAAATCATCGTCGTCGACTACGGCAGCGGCAACCTGAGGTCGGTCTCTAAGGCTCTGGAGGCCGTCGCGCAGTCCGGGGATGAAGTGAAGGTCTCTTCAGACCCGAAGGAAGTGGAAAGCGCGGACCGCATCGTGCTGCCGGGCCAGGGGGCCATGGGCGACTGCATGAGGCACCTTAAGGCCTCAGGTCTGGAGGATGCCGTCCGCTCGGCCCTGGCCTCCAAGCCGGTTTTTGCGGTCTGCATTGGAATGCAGATGCTGTTCAGGGAAAGCGAGGAAGATCATGCCCAGGGGCTGGGCATTCTGCCCGGGCGGGTGATCCGCTTTCCGGCTTCCGCCATGCGGCTGTCGACGGGCGAGAGGCTGAAGGTCCCCGAAATGGGATGGAACCGGGTTTACCAGGCCGCAGCCCATCCCCTGTGGGCCGGCATCGAGGACGGAGCCTGGTTTTATCTCGTGCACAGCTACTTCGTCAGTCCGGAGGACATCCGCCTCATCGCCGGCATGACGGTCTACGGCCTGCCTTACGCCAGCGCGGTGGCGAGGGACAACGTCTTTGCAACCCAGTTTCATCCGGAAAAAAGCGCAGGGAACGGCCTGCGGCTTTATTCGAATTTCCTCCAATGGAATCCTTAG
- the hisB gene encoding imidazoleglycerol-phosphate dehydratase HisB — translation MNPTRSGELTRKTRETEVCVRLDLDGTGKSDIQTGIGFFDHMLEQVARHGLVDLKVHAKGDLHVDGHHTVEDVGIALGDVLASALGDKKGVRRYGFAYVPLDESLSRVVLDLSGRPGLVFEAAFTAPSIGGLDTQLVREFFQGFANHAMVTLHVDNLRGENAHHQAESIFKAFGRALRMAVEPDPRMKGIIPSTKGLL, via the coding sequence ATGAATCCGACCAGATCAGGGGAACTGACCAGGAAAACGCGGGAAACCGAAGTCTGCGTGCGCCTTGACCTGGATGGGACCGGGAAATCGGACATCCAGACGGGCATCGGCTTTTTTGATCACATGCTGGAACAGGTCGCCCGCCACGGGCTGGTCGATCTGAAGGTTCATGCAAAGGGCGACCTTCACGTGGATGGCCACCACACGGTCGAAGACGTGGGCATCGCTCTGGGAGACGTCCTGGCCTCCGCCCTGGGCGACAAAAAAGGGGTCAGGCGCTATGGGTTCGCCTATGTGCCGCTGGACGAATCGCTCTCGCGAGTGGTTCTGGATCTCTCGGGCAGGCCCGGCCTTGTCTTCGAAGCCGCCTTCACCGCTCCCAGCATCGGCGGACTTGATACCCAGCTTGTGCGCGAGTTCTTCCAGGGCTTTGCCAACCATGCCATGGTGACGCTGCATGTCGACAACCTGCGCGGCGAAAACGCCCATCACCAGGCCGAGAGCATCTTCAAGGCCTTCGGTCGGGCGCTTCGGATGGCGGTGGAGCCCGATCCGCGCATGAAGGGGATAATTCCATCCACAAAAGGTTTGTTATGA
- the hisD gene encoding histidinol dehydrogenase, whose protein sequence is MIRKLSTTDKDFEARFSTLVARDASVDPEITRRAEAIVQDVARRGDEAVLEYTNRFDRLNLKDMSEAIVSREEMKAAFDSLPPDQKNAIETAARRIRVFHEHQLEKGWTITDEAGDVLGQRIRAVDSVGLYVPGGKAAYPSSVLMNAMPAHVAGVPRIEMVFPTPGGERSQLVLAAAYLAGVSRAFTIGGAQAIAALAYGTKTLEAVDKIVGPGNAYVAAAKRYVFGRVGIDMIAGPSEILVICDGKTPADWIAMDLFSQAEHDELAQAILLTPDAAFAEEVSRSIDRLLPTMPRKAIIEKSLANRGAIIVTRDLEEACRVADTISPEHLEISTENPEKWVDHLRHAGAIFLGRWSVEALGDYCAGPNHVLPTSRTARFSSPLGVYDFLKRTSIIRVSEQGAQVLAPIADVLARGEHLIAHATSACYRLKK, encoded by the coding sequence ATGATTAGGAAACTTTCGACAACAGACAAAGACTTTGAGGCCAGGTTCTCGACGCTGGTGGCCCGGGACGCTTCAGTGGACCCGGAGATCACCCGCAGGGCCGAGGCGATTGTGCAGGACGTTGCGCGGCGGGGCGACGAGGCCGTTCTTGAGTACACGAACCGCTTTGACCGCCTGAACCTGAAGGACATGAGCGAGGCTATTGTCAGCCGCGAGGAAATGAAGGCGGCCTTCGACAGCCTTCCGCCGGATCAAAAGAACGCGATCGAAACGGCCGCCCGCAGGATCCGCGTGTTCCATGAGCACCAGCTGGAAAAGGGCTGGACCATCACCGACGAGGCGGGCGACGTGCTAGGCCAGAGGATCCGTGCCGTTGACTCCGTGGGCCTTTATGTCCCCGGCGGCAAGGCAGCGTATCCTTCCTCCGTGCTGATGAATGCCATGCCGGCCCACGTGGCGGGCGTTCCCCGCATCGAGATGGTGTTTCCGACCCCGGGTGGCGAGCGCAGCCAGCTGGTCCTGGCCGCCGCGTATCTTGCCGGCGTTTCCCGGGCCTTTACGATTGGCGGGGCGCAGGCTATCGCCGCTCTCGCCTATGGCACGAAGACGCTCGAGGCCGTGGACAAGATCGTCGGGCCGGGCAACGCCTACGTGGCTGCCGCCAAGAGGTATGTGTTCGGCCGCGTCGGCATTGACATGATCGCCGGCCCCTCTGAAATTCTGGTGATCTGCGACGGAAAGACTCCGGCCGACTGGATCGCCATGGACCTGTTCTCCCAGGCCGAGCACGACGAGCTGGCCCAGGCGATTCTGCTCACGCCGGACGCGGCCTTCGCCGAGGAGGTTTCCAGGTCCATTGACCGTCTTCTGCCGACCATGCCCCGCAAGGCGATCATCGAGAAGAGCCTTGCCAACCGCGGCGCCATCATCGTGACCCGCGATCTTGAAGAGGCCTGCCGGGTGGCGGACACCATTTCTCCGGAACACCTTGAGATCTCCACTGAAAACCCCGAGAAGTGGGTTGACCATCTCCGGCATGCCGGCGCCATCTTTCTGGGCCGCTGGTCCGTCGAGGCGCTCGGGGATTACTGCGCCGGTCCCAACCATGTGCTCCCGACCTCCAGAACGGCCCGTTTCTCTTCGCCGCTCGGGGTTTATGACTTCCTGAAGCGCACGAGCATCATCCGCGTTTCGGAGCAGGGCGCGCAGGTTCTCGCTCCGATCGCTGACGTGCTGGCGCGCGGCGAACACCTGATTGCTCACGCGACCAGCGCCTGCTATCGTCTGAAAAAGTAA
- the hisG gene encoding ATP phosphoribosyltransferase: MITMALAKGRIYQEALPFLAAAGIFPAEDPEKSRKLMIATNRPDLRIVVIRATDVPTYVQYGAADLGVCGWDTLYEHGGNGLFIPVDLQIARCRMSVAAPNGFDYERLVRSGGRIRIATKFMKWARDYFARQGVHVDLIKLYGSMELAPIAGLADAIVDIVATGATLRANNMREVRVIAPISSRLIVNQISMGLKKAELSPIIENIRKAKKND, translated from the coding sequence ATGATCACGATGGCGCTGGCCAAAGGCCGCATTTATCAGGAGGCGCTGCCTTTCCTTGCGGCTGCCGGCATTTTCCCGGCCGAGGATCCGGAAAAAAGCCGCAAGCTTATGATCGCGACGAACCGTCCTGACCTGAGGATTGTGGTGATCCGCGCGACGGATGTGCCCACCTACGTTCAGTACGGAGCTGCGGACCTGGGCGTGTGCGGATGGGATACGCTCTACGAGCACGGCGGCAACGGCCTGTTTATTCCGGTCGACCTGCAGATCGCCAGGTGCAGGATGAGCGTGGCCGCCCCGAACGGCTTTGACTACGAAAGGCTGGTGCGCTCCGGCGGGAGGATCCGCATCGCGACCAAATTCATGAAGTGGGCTCGTGATTACTTCGCGCGCCAGGGCGTTCATGTGGATCTGATCAAGCTCTACGGCTCCATGGAGCTTGCCCCCATCGCTGGCCTGGCCGACGCCATCGTGGACATTGTGGCTACGGGGGCGACTCTGCGGGCCAACAACATGCGCGAGGTGAGGGTGATCGCCCCGATCAGCTCCAGGCTGATCGTGAATCAGATTTCCATGGGCCTGAAGAAGGCCGAACTGTCACCGATTATTGAAAATATCCGTAAGGCAAAAAAGAATGATTAG
- the murA gene encoding UDP-N-acetylglucosamine 1-carboxyvinyltransferase has product MEKLKIIGGSRLCGTVKISGAKNAALPILAACLLTPEDLILHNVPDLADVRTMLRLLAGMGVRCRREGEDVILQASDIRSTVAPYELVKTMRASILVLCPLATRFGSARVSLPGGCAIGARPVDQHIQALRRMGAEVEIDHGFVDLQSKRLKGCKIVTDMVTVTGTENIMMAAVLAEGETIIENAAREPEVVDLANCLRAMGARITGDGTSRIVIEGQPALHGAEHTVVSDRIEAGTFAVAAVATRGDVLLSAARPADMTVVLDKLRAAGAEVSTGEDWIRIRMDRRPLAVSVRTEPHPGFPTDMQAQFMAMDCIAEGTSHITETIFENRFMHVPELQRLGADIQVEGHTAVVNGVRRLEGAELMATDLRASASLVIAALAAEGESDVHRIYHLDRGYDRMEVKLSALGANIRRLSE; this is encoded by the coding sequence ATGGAAAAGCTGAAGATCATTGGCGGCAGCCGCCTTTGCGGGACGGTTAAGATTTCGGGGGCCAAGAACGCGGCCCTGCCGATTCTGGCAGCCTGCCTTCTTACTCCGGAAGATCTGATCCTGCACAACGTGCCCGATCTGGCCGACGTGAGGACCATGCTTCGGCTTCTGGCCGGCATGGGGGTCCGGTGCCGGCGCGAGGGCGAGGACGTCATACTTCAGGCGTCGGACATCCGCAGCACGGTCGCGCCCTATGAGCTGGTGAAGACCATGCGCGCCTCCATTCTGGTGCTCTGCCCGCTGGCCACCCGGTTCGGTTCGGCGAGAGTGTCCCTGCCGGGCGGCTGCGCCATCGGGGCGCGCCCCGTCGATCAGCACATCCAGGCCCTCCGCCGCATGGGGGCGGAGGTTGAGATAGACCACGGTTTTGTGGACCTGCAGAGCAAGAGGCTGAAAGGCTGCAAGATAGTGACCGACATGGTGACCGTCACCGGAACGGAAAACATCATGATGGCGGCTGTTCTCGCCGAGGGGGAGACCATCATTGAGAACGCGGCCAGGGAGCCGGAAGTGGTCGATCTGGCTAACTGCCTGCGGGCGATGGGGGCCAGAATCACGGGGGACGGTACCTCGCGAATCGTGATTGAGGGGCAGCCGGCGCTTCACGGCGCGGAGCACACCGTCGTTTCGGACCGGATCGAGGCGGGCACATTCGCCGTGGCGGCCGTGGCGACCAGAGGTGATGTCCTCCTCTCTGCGGCCCGCCCCGCGGACATGACCGTCGTGCTCGATAAGCTGCGGGCGGCCGGAGCGGAAGTCAGCACTGGCGAGGACTGGATCAGGATCCGGATGGACAGGCGCCCCCTGGCCGTCTCGGTCAGAACCGAGCCGCATCCCGGCTTCCCGACGGACATGCAGGCGCAGTTCATGGCAATGGACTGCATTGCCGAGGGCACTTCGCACATCACGGAGACTATTTTCGAAAACCGCTTCATGCACGTTCCTGAGCTTCAGCGCCTGGGGGCGGACATTCAGGTCGAAGGGCATACGGCAGTTGTGAACGGCGTGCGCAGGCTTGAGGGGGCGGAGCTCATGGCGACGGACCTCAGGGCTTCGGCTTCACTGGTCATTGCTGCGTTGGCGGCCGAGGGGGAGTCTGACGTCCACCGCATTTATCATCTTGATCGCGGTTATGATCGGATGGAGGTGAAGTTGAGCGCCCTGGGGGCGAATATCAGGAGACTGTCTGAATGA
- a CDS encoding STAS domain-containing protein — protein sequence MKIKESFVTLKNVQPVIAAGDAAIAAGDGDFDFSGVQRGDSSAVACLLHWKRGCQKAGVPFRVKALPAGILDLCRLYEVEELLDPQPQASGTEAA from the coding sequence ATGAAAATTAAGGAATCGTTCGTTACGCTGAAGAATGTTCAGCCGGTGATTGCTGCCGGTGACGCTGCCATTGCGGCCGGAGACGGGGATTTCGACTTTTCCGGCGTCCAGCGCGGGGATTCTTCGGCGGTCGCCTGTCTGCTGCACTGGAAGCGGGGCTGCCAGAAGGCCGGCGTGCCGTTTCGCGTGAAGGCGCTTCCGGCCGGAATACTGGATCTGTGCAGGCTCTATGAGGTTGAAGAGCTGCTGGATCCGCAGCCGCAGGCGAGCGGAACTGAAGCGGCCTGA